The following proteins are co-located in the [Pasteurella] mairii genome:
- the ytfJ gene encoding transcriptional regulator YtfJ produces MKKYAILCGFCTALFTLPATAHNIQLNASIAPVTVADEGELTVNGKDVTYHAWQSSALSGKVRILQHIAGRASVKEKNEPLMEAIKTQHFDPAKYQTTTIINADDAIIGTGAFVKSSAERGKKENMRSQVILDQQSAVKNAWDLKEKESLIVVLDHNGKVKFVKEGKLSLEEIQQVIELTKKLIAQIG; encoded by the coding sequence ATGAAAAAATATGCTATTTTATGCGGATTTTGCACCGCACTTTTTACCCTGCCTGCAACCGCACACAATATTCAACTAAATGCCTCGATTGCGCCAGTAACTGTGGCGGATGAGGGCGAGTTGACGGTAAATGGCAAAGACGTGACCTATCATGCTTGGCAATCCTCGGCGTTGAGTGGAAAAGTGCGTATTTTGCAACATATTGCTGGGCGCGCCAGTGTGAAAGAAAAAAATGAACCCTTGATGGAGGCTATCAAAACTCAGCATTTTGATCCGGCAAAATATCAAACAACGACGATTATTAATGCGGATGATGCGATTATTGGTACCGGTGCGTTTGTGAAAAGCAGTGCCGAGCGCGGTAAAAAAGAAAATATGCGAAGCCAAGTGATTTTAGACCAACAAAGTGCGGTCAAAAATGCGTGGGATTTGAAAGAAAAAGAAAGTTTGATTGTGGTGTTGGATCACAACGGAAAAGTCAAATTTGTTAAAGAGGGGAAACTTAGCCTGGAAGAAATTCAGCAAGTCATTGAGCTGACGAAGAAATTAATTGCACAAATCGGGTAA
- the phnA gene encoding protein PhnA translates to MENIPNCPNCHSEYTYHDGVQFVCPDCAHEWSLQDMVEENEEKTVKDSNGNILQDGDSVILIKDLKVKGSSIVLKKGTKAKNIRLVEGDHDVDCKIDGQSFSLKSEFLKKA, encoded by the coding sequence ATGGAAAATATACCTAACTGCCCAAATTGTCACAGCGAATATACCTATCATGATGGCGTGCAATTTGTCTGCCCCGATTGTGCTCATGAATGGTCGCTACAAGATATGGTTGAAGAAAACGAAGAAAAAACGGTAAAAGACAGCAATGGCAATATCTTGCAAGACGGTGATTCAGTGATTTTAATTAAAGATCTTAAAGTCAAAGGCTCCTCTATCGTCTTGAAAAAAGGCACAAAAGCGAAAAATATTCGTTTAGTCGAAGGCGATCACGACGTGGATTGTAAAATTGACGGTCAAAGTTTTTCCTTGAAATCGGAATTTTTGAAAAAAGCCTAA
- the ureH gene encoding Urease accessory protein UreH: protein MKTQLILSTKCNAQGKTQLDRYFVSPPFKLMTLPPEDEAWAHELHTMQMSSSPGLLGGDEIEVDILLAKNTALSLTTQAFTRVQAMNAMDVAKQQTKITLAENSALFYLPHPLVLHKDSALQQTTEIEMAAQSRLIYGEIVAIGRVLNGERFAFRCFSSYLRITHQRHPLLSDRIYWQPETMALTALSQMEDFSHQGSLVYVDLRLEHGQIKALVSQLQQDYADTERLEIGISQLNAGGLFIRALAYRAEAIERFFSQIGKRLKRVSAI from the coding sequence ATGAAAACCCAATTGATTTTATCCACAAAATGCAACGCGCAAGGTAAGACGCAATTAGATCGCTATTTTGTCTCGCCTCCCTTTAAATTGATGACATTACCGCCGGAGGACGAGGCTTGGGCGCATGAATTGCATACCATGCAAATGAGTTCGTCACCGGGTTTACTTGGCGGCGATGAAATTGAGGTGGACATTTTGTTGGCAAAAAACACCGCACTTTCGTTAACCACGCAAGCCTTTACGCGTGTGCAAGCCATGAACGCTATGGATGTCGCCAAGCAACAGACTAAGATTACTTTAGCGGAAAATAGCGCGCTTTTTTATTTGCCGCATCCTTTAGTGTTGCACAAAGACAGCGCGTTGCAGCAAACCACTGAAATTGAAATGGCAGCGCAAAGTCGGCTGATTTACGGGGAAATCGTGGCGATTGGTCGCGTATTAAATGGGGAACGCTTTGCATTTCGTTGTTTTTCCTCCTATTTACGCATCACTCATCAACGCCACCCTTTATTATCAGATCGAATCTATTGGCAGCCGGAAACCATGGCGTTGACTGCCTTAAGCCAGATGGAAGATTTTTCCCATCAAGGATCTTTGGTGTATGTAGATTTAAGGTTGGAGCATGGGCAAATCAAAGCCTTGGTCAGCCAATTGCAACAAGATTATGCCGACACTGAGAGGCTAGAAATCGGCATTTCCCAGTTGAATGCCGGCGGGTTGTTTATTCGGGCGTTGGCGTATCGAGCAGAGGCAATTGAACGTTTTTTCTCGCAGATTGGTAAGCGTTTAAAAAGGGTGTCAGCCATATAA
- the ureG gene encoding Urease accessory protein UreG has protein sequence MRNYIKIGVAGPVGAGKTALIEKLTREMADKYSVAVITNDIYTQEDAEFLTKNSLLPAERIMGVETGGCPHTAIREDASMNLEAVDEMVARFPDVEIIFIESGGDNLSATFSPDLADVTIFVIDVAQGEKIPRKGGPGITRSDLLVINKTDLAPFVGADLRVMERDARRMRQGQPFVFTNLMKKENLDSVIGWIEKYALLKHMPEPQNLVR, from the coding sequence ATGCGTAATTATATTAAAATCGGGGTTGCTGGTCCTGTGGGAGCGGGAAAAACCGCATTAATCGAAAAACTCACGCGCGAAATGGCGGACAAATATAGCGTTGCGGTGATTACCAACGATATTTATACCCAAGAAGATGCGGAATTTTTAACCAAAAATAGCCTATTGCCGGCAGAGCGTATTATGGGCGTAGAAACCGGCGGTTGTCCACACACTGCCATCCGCGAAGATGCGTCCATGAATTTAGAGGCAGTGGATGAAATGGTGGCGCGTTTTCCGGACGTAGAAATTATTTTTATTGAATCTGGTGGCGATAATTTGTCGGCGACTTTTAGCCCGGATTTAGCGGATGTGACGATTTTTGTGATCGACGTGGCGCAAGGGGAAAAAATTCCGCGCAAAGGCGGACCGGGTATCACTCGTTCGGATTTGTTGGTGATTAATAAAACCGATTTAGCACCATTTGTCGGCGCGGATTTAAGAGTGATGGAGCGTGATGCGCGGCGTATGCGCCAAGGTCAGCCTTTTGTGTTTACCAATTTGATGAAAAAAGAAAATTTGGACAGTGTAATTGGTTGGATTGAAAAATATGCGTTACTCAAACACATGCCGGAACCACAAAATTTGGTGCGTTAA
- the ureF gene encoding Urease accessory protein UreF codes for MAFALTSPLQNLGALLHLVDPTLPIGGFNHSNGLETFVQRRKVNSKASLAEYVNTQLRQNWIYNDGAYLSLAFDLMAQQDLAALIALDQELAAMKIARESREGSYKLGVRLLKIFIRYESHPLLAQFQQAIAEKRCQGYFPVVFAMVAQAMQLAKSETLYAFYYNAAVGVVTNGVKLIPLSQMDGQDILFSLRQPIAEAVEQSLQPDLKRLGAATLASDLRAMQHEQLYSRLYMS; via the coding sequence TTGGCATTCGCATTAACCTCTCCATTACAGAATTTAGGCGCCTTGTTGCATTTGGTCGATCCAACGTTACCTATCGGCGGATTTAACCATTCCAACGGATTGGAAACCTTTGTGCAGCGTCGCAAAGTCAACAGTAAAGCAAGTTTGGCAGAATATGTGAACACGCAATTGCGGCAAAATTGGATTTATAATGATGGCGCCTATTTGTCTTTGGCATTTGATTTGATGGCACAACAGGATTTGGCGGCATTGATCGCCTTGGATCAGGAGTTGGCAGCAATGAAAATTGCGCGTGAAAGTCGCGAGGGAAGCTACAAATTAGGCGTGCGCCTGCTGAAAATTTTTATTCGTTATGAGTCGCATCCGTTGCTGGCGCAATTTCAACAGGCAATTGCAGAAAAACGTTGTCAGGGCTATTTCCCCGTGGTTTTCGCGATGGTTGCACAAGCGATGCAATTGGCTAAGTCCGAAACCTTGTATGCTTTTTATTACAATGCGGCAGTAGGCGTGGTGACGAACGGGGTGAAACTGATCCCGCTTAGCCAAATGGACGGGCAAGATATTTTATTTAGCTTGCGTCAACCCATTGCCGAGGCAGTGGAGCAAAGCTTGCAACCGGATCTTAAACGTTTGGGCGCTGCGACTTTAGCAAGCGATTTGCGCGCCATGCAACATGAACAATTATACAGCCGGCTTTATATGTCTTAA
- the ureE gene encoding Urease accessory protein UreE encodes MQILNPILPIMEEILGNLTALRAEGKIVEQTVDYVPLQWYESERNILRKTSLGGREVAFRLLKEGQRLKHDDVVFISADLVLAIEILPSDVIVLSPQTLPEMARCCYEIGNKHSPLFLDGDELLLPYDKPMFEWLHAAGFAPKQAQRRLSQALRANSAQGHSHSGLHHHGDGNWHSH; translated from the coding sequence ATGCAAATTCTTAACCCAATCCTTCCTATTATGGAAGAAATTCTCGGAAATTTGACCGCACTTCGTGCCGAGGGCAAAATTGTGGAGCAAACGGTGGATTATGTACCATTACAATGGTATGAAAGTGAGCGCAATATTTTACGTAAAACCAGTCTTGGGGGGCGTGAAGTCGCATTTCGTTTGTTAAAAGAAGGGCAGCGTTTAAAGCATGATGATGTGGTGTTTATCAGTGCGGATTTGGTGCTGGCAATTGAAATTTTGCCCTCTGATGTGATTGTGTTGTCGCCTCAAACCTTGCCGGAAATGGCGCGTTGTTGTTATGAAATCGGCAATAAGCATTCTCCGCTGTTTTTAGATGGCGATGAATTGCTATTGCCTTATGATAAACCCATGTTTGAGTGGCTGCATGCTGCCGGGTTTGCGCCAAAACAGGCACAGCGTCGTTTAAGCCAAGCGTTGCGCGCGAATTCCGCACAAGGACATTCTCATTCGGGATTGCATCATCACGGAGATGGAAATTGGCATTCGCATTAA
- the ureC gene encoding Urease subunit alpha produces the protein MTLTVSRRQYVATFGPTVGDKVRLGDTDLWATVEKDLLTKGDECKFGGGKSVRDGMAQSATATRDNPNVLDLAITNVLIIDAKLGIIKADIGIRDGRIVGIGQAGNPDTMDNVTPNMIIGASTEVHNGAHLIATAGGIDTHIHFICPQQAQHAIENGITTLIGGGTGPADGTHATTCTPGAWNIARMMQAAEALPVNVGFFGKGNSSSLEPLREQIHAGALGLKIHEDWGATPAVIDAALTVADEMDIQVAIHTDTLNESGFLEDTMQAINGRVIHTFHTEGAGGGHAPDIIKAAMYPNVLPASTNPTRPFTVNTIDEHLDMLMVCHHLDKRVPEDVAFADSRIRPETIAAEDILHDMGVFSIMSSDSQAMGRVGEVVTRTWQTADKMKAQRGALAEDPHSDNFRIKRYIAKYTINPAIAHGISDYVGSLEVGKLADIVLWKPMFFGVKPECILKKGMISYAKMGDPNASIPTPQPVFYRPMFAAQGQANSKSAVIFVSKSAFDADIRQQYGLNKETLAVHGCRDVGKKDLILNNATPEITVDPERYEVRVDGEHITCEPSTTLPLAQRYFLF, from the coding sequence ATGACATTAACCGTTTCACGTCGTCAATATGTGGCGACTTTTGGACCGACCGTCGGCGATAAAGTGCGTTTAGGCGATACAGATCTTTGGGCGACAGTTGAGAAAGATTTATTAACCAAAGGGGATGAATGTAAATTCGGCGGCGGAAAATCTGTGCGCGACGGTATGGCGCAGTCGGCAACCGCAACGCGTGATAACCCTAATGTATTAGATTTGGCGATTACTAATGTGCTGATTATTGATGCCAAATTGGGCATTATTAAAGCGGATATTGGCATTCGTGATGGACGAATTGTCGGTATTGGACAAGCGGGAAATCCGGATACAATGGATAATGTGACCCCAAATATGATCATTGGTGCTTCCACAGAAGTGCATAATGGTGCGCATTTGATCGCCACCGCTGGCGGTATTGATACACATATTCATTTTATTTGTCCGCAACAAGCGCAACACGCTATTGAAAATGGGATCACGACTTTAATCGGTGGTGGAACTGGACCGGCGGATGGTACACACGCGACCACTTGTACACCGGGCGCGTGGAATATTGCACGCATGATGCAAGCGGCGGAAGCCTTGCCGGTAAACGTTGGCTTTTTCGGCAAAGGCAATAGCTCTTCGTTAGAACCTTTGCGTGAACAAATTCATGCCGGTGCATTAGGCTTAAAAATTCATGAAGACTGGGGCGCGACGCCTGCGGTGATTGATGCGGCGTTAACGGTGGCAGATGAAATGGATATTCAGGTGGCAATCCATACGGACACGTTAAACGAAAGTGGTTTTTTGGAAGATACCATGCAAGCAATTAACGGGCGCGTGATCCATACATTTCACACCGAAGGTGCTGGCGGCGGTCATGCGCCGGACATTATCAAAGCGGCAATGTATCCGAATGTTTTGCCGGCATCCACCAATCCGACGCGTCCGTTTACCGTGAACACGATTGACGAACATTTGGATATGTTGATGGTTTGTCATCATTTGGACAAACGCGTGCCGGAAGATGTGGCGTTTGCTGATAGTCGCATTCGTCCGGAAACCATTGCCGCAGAAGATATTTTGCACGATATGGGCGTTTTTTCCATTATGAGCTCCGACTCACAAGCAATGGGGCGCGTGGGGGAAGTGGTGACCCGAACATGGCAAACTGCTGACAAAATGAAAGCGCAACGTGGCGCGTTAGCTGAAGATCCGCATTCGGATAATTTCCGTATCAAACGCTATATCGCCAAATACACCATTAACCCCGCAATTGCCCATGGCATCAGCGATTATGTGGGATCGTTGGAAGTGGGTAAACTGGCGGATATTGTGTTATGGAAACCAATGTTTTTTGGCGTGAAACCGGAATGTATTTTGAAAAAAGGCATGATCAGCTATGCCAAAATGGGGGATCCGAATGCCTCAATTCCTACCCCGCAACCGGTTTTTTATCGTCCAATGTTTGCCGCACAAGGGCAAGCGAACAGTAAAAGTGCGGTCATTTTTGTCTCAAAATCGGCATTTGATGCGGATATTCGTCAACAATACGGGTTAAACAAAGAGACGTTGGCGGTGCATGGTTGTCGTGATGTGGGCAAAAAAGATTTGATCTTAAATAATGCTACGCCGGAAATTACCGTGGATCCGGAGCGTTATGAGGTTCGTGTGGACGGTGAACATATTACGTGCGAACCGTCGACAACATTACCGTTGGCGCAACGATATTTTCTGTTCTAG
- the ureB gene encoding Urease subunit beta, translated as MIPGEYQLAEGDIEINQYRKTVHLDVINQGDRPIQVGSHYHFYETNNALKFDRTLAYGMRLNVPSGNAVRFEPGEAKSVELVEFGGQRAIYGFHNAVDGKVEKKE; from the coding sequence ATGATCCCTGGCGAATATCAATTAGCAGAGGGCGATATTGAGATCAATCAGTATCGCAAAACGGTACACCTTGATGTGATTAATCAAGGTGATCGTCCGATTCAAGTCGGTTCGCATTACCATTTTTACGAAACCAATAATGCGTTAAAATTTGACCGCACTTTAGCCTACGGAATGCGCTTAAACGTTCCTTCCGGCAATGCGGTGCGCTTTGAACCGGGCGAGGCAAAATCGGTGGAATTGGTGGAATTTGGCGGACAACGCGCCATTTACGGTTTTCATAATGCGGTTGACGGAAAAGTGGAGAAAAAAGAATGA
- the ureA gene encoding Urease subunit gamma, whose amino-acid sequence MHLTSREQEKLMLFLAGELAAKRKARGVKLNYPEAIAYIASHLHEMARDGMSVADVMQYGATLLSVDDVMEGVAEMVHEVQIEATFPDGTKLVTVHNPIR is encoded by the coding sequence GTGCATTTAACATCAAGAGAGCAAGAAAAATTAATGCTGTTTCTTGCCGGAGAATTAGCAGCAAAACGTAAAGCACGCGGTGTAAAATTAAATTATCCCGAAGCTATTGCGTATATCGCCTCTCATTTACATGAGATGGCAAGAGATGGAATGAGTGTAGCGGATGTGATGCAGTATGGTGCAACCCTGTTGAGCGTTGATGACGTGATGGAAGGTGTGGCGGAAATGGTGCACGAAGTGCAAATTGAAGCGACTTTTCCAGACGGTACGAAATTGGTGACAGTACATAATCCAATCCGTTAA
- the ftsE_1 gene encoding cell division ATP-binding protein FtsE, with the protein MVLAVHNLHIHLQHQPIIQGVSFHLQPQQRLFLQGDIGAGKSTLLHSLLGFVPISQGEIYWFGQCCRQEKDFQLIRGAQVGICFQQAEDQLFGPTVLDDVAFGLLNLGVSRERAYQQALTQLEQLDIAHLKARSVNWLSGGEKNFVALAGVLVMRPKVLLLDEPTNNLAQKNIEKLTALLRSLRLPMLIASHDQGFVQALADDCLLLKNA; encoded by the coding sequence ATGGTATTAGCGGTTCATAATTTACATATTCATCTACAACACCAGCCCATAATTCAAGGTGTCAGCTTTCATTTGCAGCCACAACAACGTTTGTTTTTACAAGGCGATATTGGCGCAGGAAAATCTACGTTATTACATAGTTTGCTGGGCTTTGTGCCGATTTCTCAAGGTGAGATTTATTGGTTTGGACAATGTTGTCGGCAAGAAAAAGATTTTCAGCTTATTCGTGGTGCGCAGGTGGGTATTTGTTTTCAGCAAGCAGAAGATCAATTATTCGGACCGACGGTGTTAGATGATGTTGCTTTCGGTTTGCTCAATTTGGGCGTCTCGCGAGAGAGGGCTTATCAACAAGCCTTGACACAGTTGGAACAATTAGATATCGCACATTTGAAGGCGCGTTCAGTAAACTGGCTTTCTGGCGGTGAAAAAAATTTTGTTGCGCTCGCCGGCGTTTTGGTGATGCGTCCGAAAGTGTTGTTATTAGACGAACCGACCAATAATTTAGCACAAAAAAATATCGAAAAATTGACCGCACTTTTGCGTTCTCTTAGGTTGCCAATGTTAATTGCGTCTCATGATCAAGGGTTTGTGCAAGCGCTGGCGGACGATTGTTTGTTGCTGAAAAACGCTTAA
- the cbiQ gene encoding Energy-coupling factor transporter transmembrane protein CbiQ, whose product MKLSFFPPHFRLIALFIVGLLISTLAQIWLLSWLNAICFLALWAWLCWRGNALLPYVKRFFALYVFIALIWLTLSWKLSPQGWQLNPQGIHTALLISLKMHLLLCLIHLLLMDISDTILVQAVSRLPLPKKLISLFVLTVRYIALLSETQRKMSIAMRARGYRHYCHRRAFYVVTQQVTLLLIKALTKTEKAQMALKARGFRAD is encoded by the coding sequence ATGAAATTGAGCTTTTTTCCACCGCACTTTCGCTTAATCGCTTTATTTATCGTCGGATTGCTTATCAGCACCTTGGCGCAAATTTGGCTTTTAAGTTGGCTGAACGCGATTTGTTTTTTAGCGTTGTGGGCGTGGTTATGTTGGCGTGGCAACGCACTATTGCCTTATGTGAAGCGATTTTTCGCGCTTTATGTTTTTATTGCCTTAATTTGGTTAACCTTAAGTTGGAAACTTAGTCCACAAGGGTGGCAGCTAAATCCGCAGGGTATACACACCGCTTTGCTGATTAGCTTAAAAATGCATTTATTGCTGTGTTTGATCCATTTATTGTTGATGGATATTTCCGATACGATTTTGGTGCAAGCGGTGAGCCGGCTGCCTTTACCAAAAAAATTGATTTCTTTATTTGTGCTAACTGTGCGCTATATTGCGCTGTTATCCGAAACCCAGCGCAAGATGAGTATCGCAATGCGTGCGCGCGGTTATCGTCACTATTGTCATCGTCGCGCATTTTATGTAGTAACGCAACAGGTTACCTTGTTATTAATCAAAGCCTTAACTAAAACGGAAAAAGCGCAGATGGCGCTTAAAGCAAGAGGATTTCGCGCGGACTAA
- a CDS encoding cobalt transport protein CbiM — MHLSEGVLHLPVLLSGAAVAIVGTALGLRQLSYEKLPLTALFSAAFFVASTIHIPIGIGSVHLILNGLAGLFLGWAVFPAFLIALMLQVLFFSFGGFAVLGVNLCIMALPAVLVHYLFRRFVFQHSSSKLGIIGFCSGAIGVLGAALIASAVLALDGGKNYYDLIALLFVTHLPVLLIDSLISSSILLMLAKMYPLALRSANYSK, encoded by the coding sequence ATGCATTTATCTGAAGGCGTGTTACATCTCCCTGTGCTATTAAGCGGTGCAGCGGTGGCGATTGTGGGAACCGCGCTAGGCTTGCGTCAATTAAGCTATGAGAAATTACCTTTAACCGCGCTGTTTTCCGCCGCTTTTTTTGTCGCTAGTACTATTCATATTCCCATTGGGATTGGCAGTGTGCACCTTATTCTTAATGGACTTGCTGGATTATTTCTCGGTTGGGCGGTATTTCCTGCTTTTTTGATTGCCTTAATGTTACAAGTGCTATTTTTTTCCTTCGGCGGTTTTGCGGTCTTAGGCGTTAATTTGTGCATTATGGCGTTGCCGGCAGTTTTGGTACATTATCTTTTCCGTCGCTTTGTCTTTCAACATTCTTCGTCTAAATTGGGTATTATCGGCTTTTGTTCCGGCGCAATCGGCGTATTGGGTGCGGCGTTGATTGCTTCTGCTGTGTTAGCCTTGGATGGTGGTAAAAACTATTACGATCTGATAGCATTATTGTTTGTTACCCATTTGCCGGTGTTGTTGATTGATAGCTTAATCAGTAGCAGTATTTTATTGATGCTGGCAAAAATGTATCCTCTTGCGTTACGCTCGGCAAATTATTCCAAATGA
- a CDS encoding Nickel uptake substrate-specific transmembrane region has product MKKTWLILTALFLGSQAYAHNVWLENVKDSAQQYVVKFGHEETESYPQQKLKAVSWLDLQGKMHGAKWQMQAGEAHFSAPDAALVFIQFDNGIWSKLPNGKYVEKTKKEAPDAVLSMNAMKLGKRILQWNDAALQAHQQEYEMVPQAVAKAGEKLAILVLHQGKPVANIKVSNGEDQPFVLTDEKGIAHFDVKSGNNRVWAKFTETSTDNPDYAERRIEYLLTFDAR; this is encoded by the coding sequence ATGAAAAAAACTTGGTTAATTTTGACCGCACTTTTTTTGGGGTCACAAGCTTATGCGCACAATGTGTGGCTTGAAAACGTAAAAGATAGCGCGCAACAATATGTTGTGAAATTTGGTCATGAGGAAACGGAAAGTTATCCGCAACAGAAATTAAAAGCAGTAAGCTGGCTAGATTTACAAGGAAAAATGCATGGAGCGAAATGGCAAATGCAAGCAGGTGAAGCGCATTTTTCTGCGCCGGATGCTGCCTTGGTGTTTATTCAATTTGACAATGGGATTTGGTCGAAATTACCGAATGGCAAATATGTAGAAAAAACCAAAAAAGAAGCGCCGGATGCGGTGTTAAGCATGAATGCTATGAAATTAGGCAAACGTATTTTGCAATGGAATGATGCAGCATTGCAGGCACATCAACAAGAATATGAAATGGTGCCACAGGCGGTGGCGAAAGCTGGTGAAAAATTAGCGATTTTGGTCTTGCATCAAGGGAAACCCGTTGCCAATATTAAAGTGAGCAATGGCGAAGATCAGCCTTTTGTGTTAACAGATGAAAAAGGTATTGCGCATTTTGATGTGAAATCTGGCAATAATCGAGTTTGGGCTAAGTTTACGGAAACCAGTACGGATAATCCAGATTATGCAGAGCGTCGTATTGAATATTTATTAACTTTTGATGCAAGATAA
- the merR1 gene encoding Mercuric resistance operon regulatory protein: MMKIGQLAKTIGCSIEAIRFYEKQGLLPKPERTTGNFRIYDEQHLKRLAFICYCRSLDISLNEIKQILGLENAGKEQAEKINSILDQHIKHIAKRIHELDHLRMQFIELKGKCKTTQQNENLMKTLLHHSHGRFLQIK; the protein is encoded by the coding sequence ATGATGAAAATAGGTCAGTTAGCCAAAACCATTGGTTGCAGTATCGAGGCAATTCGCTTTTATGAAAAACAAGGTTTATTGCCGAAACCAGAAAGAACTACCGGCAATTTTCGTATTTATGACGAACAGCATCTCAAACGCTTAGCCTTTATTTGTTACTGTCGCTCATTGGACATTTCGCTAAATGAAATCAAGCAGATTTTAGGCTTGGAAAATGCAGGAAAAGAACAGGCGGAAAAAATCAACAGCATTTTGGATCAACATATTAAACATATCGCCAAACGTATTCACGAATTGGATCATTTACGTATGCAATTTATTGAATTAAAAGGAAAATGCAAAACGACACAGCAAAATGAAAATTTGATGAAAACCCTGTTGCACCACAGCCACGGTCGCTTTTTACAAATCAAATAA
- the yfbR gene encoding metal-dependent phosphohydrolase, HD domain protein, whose amino-acid sequence METSHFFACLDRLKLIQRWSLMRNIETENLAEHSLQVAFVAQALAIIKNKFYGGKVNADRIAVIAMYHDTSEIFTGDLPTPIKYFNPQITQVYKQIESAAELHLISLLPQELQQEFAPYLDNQQFSPEEKHVVKQADLICAYIKTKFELEHGNQEFTQAKQRLEQLLDAWKSPEMDYFMQVFVPSFAQTLDEIAF is encoded by the coding sequence ATGGAAACCAGTCATTTTTTTGCTTGTTTAGATCGTTTGAAACTCATTCAACGCTGGTCGCTGATGCGCAATATTGAAACGGAAAATCTTGCCGAACACAGTTTGCAGGTCGCTTTTGTGGCGCAAGCTTTGGCGATAATTAAAAATAAGTTTTATGGTGGCAAAGTTAATGCGGATCGTATTGCGGTCATTGCAATGTATCACGACACGTCCGAAATTTTTACCGGCGATCTGCCGACGCCAATTAAATATTTTAATCCGCAAATCACGCAAGTATATAAGCAAATTGAAAGTGCTGCCGAGTTGCATTTAATCAGCCTGCTGCCACAAGAATTGCAGCAGGAATTTGCCCCTTATCTTGATAACCAACAGTTTTCGCCGGAAGAAAAACATGTTGTGAAACAAGCGGATCTGATCTGTGCTTATATTAAAACGAAATTTGAATTGGAACATGGCAACCAAGAATTTACCCAAGCAAAACAACGCCTTGAGCAGTTATTAGACGCATGGAAAAGTCCGGAGATGGACTATTTTATGCAGGTTTTCGTACCAAGTTTTGCCCAAACCTTGGATGAAATCGCGTTTTAA